One Pseudomonas entomophila genomic window carries:
- a CDS encoding SDR family oxidoreductase has translation MTVFLTGGAGVLGDTLIDQLAERYDLICLTRRSAIRHPGVETLRGDICQPRLGLSAADYLALLPRIDWVIHSAAITRLDGHAEAVFSVNYQGTEQVLQLVRDAQVPLYHISTAFTHPCDYHAGVMPSTPYEIVKRQAETLVREAGVPVSIFRPSIIIGDSQTGHMPILQGFHLTMGLMMSGYLPIIPCPENGRVDVIARDVAAAAIVSALDQRLIGDDYFLSNGPQALDIRTLLDLMCLEMDQQGKPFQRPRCMNPDIYERLVRPVFLPALEENIRAALGRATQLCRYASLLQPLPSSLAELLPARRLAQRSPREELALTLARLSPKLSAMQRMLKVPTPAQRRADVALEA, from the coding sequence ATGACTGTTTTCCTTACCGGCGGTGCCGGCGTACTGGGCGATACCTTGATTGACCAACTGGCCGAGCGCTACGACCTGATTTGCCTGACCCGGCGCAGCGCGATTCGCCACCCCGGCGTCGAAACCCTGCGCGGCGATATCTGCCAGCCACGCCTGGGCCTGAGCGCCGCCGACTACCTGGCCCTGCTGCCACGCATCGACTGGGTGATCCACAGCGCCGCCATCACCCGCCTGGACGGCCACGCCGAAGCCGTGTTCTCGGTCAACTACCAGGGTACCGAGCAGGTGCTGCAGTTGGTGCGCGACGCCCAGGTGCCGCTCTACCACATCAGCACCGCGTTCACCCACCCATGCGACTACCACGCCGGCGTGATGCCCTCGACGCCCTACGAGATCGTCAAGCGCCAGGCCGAGACCCTGGTGCGCGAAGCCGGTGTCCCGGTGTCGATCTTCCGCCCATCGATCATCATCGGCGACAGCCAGACCGGCCACATGCCGATCCTGCAAGGGTTCCACCTGACCATGGGGCTGATGATGTCGGGCTACCTGCCGATCATCCCGTGCCCCGAGAATGGTCGGGTCGACGTGATCGCCCGCGACGTCGCCGCCGCGGCCATCGTCAGCGCGCTGGACCAGCGCCTGATCGGCGACGACTACTTCCTCAGCAACGGCCCGCAGGCACTGGACATCCGCACGCTGCTGGACCTGATGTGCCTGGAGATGGACCAGCAAGGCAAGCCGTTCCAGCGCCCGCGCTGCATGAACCCCGACATCTACGAGCGCCTGGTACGCCCGGTGTTCCTGCCTGCGCTTGAGGAAAACATCCGCGCGGCCCTCGGCCGGGCCACCCAGCTATGCCGCTACGCCAGCCTGCTGCAGCCACTGCCCAGCTCACTGGCAGAGCTGCTGCCGGCCAGGCGCCTGGCGCAACGCTCGCCGCGCGAAGAGCTGGCGCTCACCCTCGCCCGCCTGTCGCCCAAGCTCTCGGCCATGCAACGCATGCTGAAAGTGCCCACCCCGGCGCAACGCCGCGCCGACGTCGCCCTGGAGGCCTGA
- a CDS encoding AraC family transcriptional regulator gives MRWDGEVTFGDYWLGYTGTADQTSAHAHVAIQLCIGLRGDITVELADRALTGAGVIIGPFVDHRSLPSPDRIAFLYLYPDAPLGRALNALVDTSGTAVASAEIVNCIRQADSFQEVVETLERLLVTDDAFDPRLSNALHLLRDDCAGIGAISRAASAVGLSSPRLRFFATRHMGVPLSQWIIWRKLERACHALAHDASLTDAAMAGGFADQAHLTRMMRRMVGMSPSRVAMVLRNTSDSFKNQQ, from the coding sequence ATGAGATGGGATGGCGAGGTGACTTTCGGTGACTACTGGCTGGGCTATACCGGCACGGCCGACCAGACCAGCGCCCATGCCCACGTCGCCATCCAGCTCTGTATCGGCCTGCGCGGTGATATCACCGTGGAGCTCGCCGACCGCGCGCTGACCGGCGCCGGGGTGATCATCGGCCCCTTCGTCGACCACCGCTCGCTGCCCAGCCCCGACCGCATCGCATTCCTCTACCTCTATCCCGACGCCCCGCTGGGCCGGGCGCTGAATGCCCTGGTCGACACCAGCGGCACGGCAGTGGCCAGCGCCGAGATCGTCAACTGCATCCGCCAAGCCGACAGCTTCCAGGAGGTGGTCGAAACCCTGGAGCGCCTGCTGGTGACCGACGATGCCTTCGACCCTCGGCTCTCCAATGCCCTGCACCTGTTGCGCGACGATTGCGCGGGGATCGGCGCGATCTCCCGCGCGGCCAGTGCCGTCGGCCTTTCCAGCCCGCGCCTGCGCTTCTTCGCCACCCGCCATATGGGCGTGCCGCTCTCGCAATGGATCATCTGGCGCAAGCTCGAACGTGCCTGCCACGCCCTCGCCCACGATGCCAGCCTCACTGACGCGGCCATGGCCGGCGGTTTCGCCGACCAGGCCCACCTCACCCGCATGATGCGGCGCATGGTCGGGATGTCGCCCAGCCGCGTCGCCATGGTGCTGCGCAATACGAGCGATTCGTTCAAGAATCAGCAGTAG
- a CDS encoding FKBP-type peptidyl-prolyl cis-trans isomerase → MKQHRLAAAVALVGLVLAGCDAQTSSVELKTPAQKASYGIGLNMGKSLAQEGMDDLDSKAVAQGIEDAVGKKEQRLKDEELVEAFSALQKRAEERLAKASEEAAASGKKFLEENAKKPGVVTTASGLQYEVVKKADGPQPKPTDVVTVHYEGKLIDGKVFDSSVERGSPIDLPVSGVIPGWVEGLQLMHVGEKYKLYIPAELAYGAQSPSPLIPANSVLVFDLELLGIKDLSKAEVEEAPAK, encoded by the coding sequence ATGAAACAGCATCGTTTGGCGGCTGCGGTTGCCCTGGTAGGCCTGGTCCTGGCCGGTTGCGACGCCCAGACCAGCAGCGTCGAGCTGAAGACTCCGGCACAGAAAGCCTCCTACGGTATCGGCCTGAACATGGGCAAGAGCCTGGCTCAGGAAGGCATGGACGACCTGGACTCCAAAGCCGTCGCCCAAGGTATCGAAGACGCTGTCGGCAAGAAAGAACAGCGCCTGAAAGATGAAGAGCTGGTCGAGGCCTTCAGCGCCCTGCAGAAGCGCGCCGAAGAGCGCCTGGCCAAGGCCAGCGAGGAAGCGGCCGCCAGCGGCAAGAAATTCCTCGAGGAAAACGCCAAGAAACCAGGTGTGGTCACCACCGCTTCCGGCCTGCAGTACGAAGTGGTCAAGAAGGCCGACGGCCCGCAGCCCAAACCAACCGACGTGGTCACTGTCCACTACGAAGGCAAGCTGATCGATGGCAAGGTGTTCGACAGCTCCGTCGAGCGCGGCAGCCCGATCGACCTGCCGGTCAGCGGCGTGATCCCGGGCTGGGTCGAAGGCCTGCAACTGATGCACGTCGGCGAGAAGTACAAGCTGTACATCCCGGCTGAACTGGCTTATGGCGCCCAGAGCCCGAGCCCGCTGATCCCGGCCAACTCGGTCCTGGTATTCGACCTGGAACTGCTGGGCATCAAGGACCTGAGCAAGGCTGAAGTCGAAGAAGCGCCCGCCAAGTAA
- a CDS encoding YkvA family protein has translation MSAPWNFARFLPLAERLLSRGRLPALLFAVARKGPKLGQLREDVRLMQALCLAWWRGEYRAVSPKALVTIVAGLLYFVSPLDAIPDWLLGVGLLDDIAVLGWVLKTVADELGRFKAWRDSQAPEKLRVVERLPDTPEALRLERPGN, from the coding sequence ATGAGCGCACCCTGGAATTTTGCCCGCTTCCTGCCCTTGGCCGAGCGCCTGCTCAGCCGCGGGCGCTTGCCGGCGCTGCTGTTCGCCGTGGCCCGCAAGGGCCCCAAGCTGGGGCAACTGCGTGAGGATGTGCGGCTGATGCAGGCGCTGTGCCTGGCCTGGTGGCGTGGCGAGTACCGTGCGGTGAGCCCCAAGGCGCTGGTCACCATCGTCGCCGGGCTGTTGTACTTCGTCAGCCCGCTGGACGCGATCCCCGACTGGTTGCTCGGTGTCGGTCTGCTCGACGACATCGCCGTGCTGGGCTGGGTGCTCAAGACCGTCGCCGACGAGCTGGGCCGCTTCAAGGCCTGGCGCGACAGCCAGGCCCCGGAGAAACTGCGTGTGGTCGAGCGCCTGCCGGATACCCCTGAAGCCCTGCGCCTGGAACGACCTGGCAACTGA